CCAACTTTTGTGGAAATGGGAGCAACGGATTTGCTGGCTGTAACCAACTACCTGCAACGCCTGCGTGAGCACCAACGGAACGTCGCCGAGGCCGACCTGCGCATTGTGGGCTGGTATCACACCCATCCGGGGTTTGGCGTGTTTATGTCGGGCACAGACCAGGCCACCCAGCGGCAGGTGTTCGGTATGCCGTGGCAGGTGGCCGTCGTCTATGATCCGCTCAACGGCGAGTACGGCCTGTTTTACGGCAAGGACTCCACCCACCTGCCGGGATGGTACCTGTTCGACGCCCAGGCCGAAGGCTTCCCTTTCCTGCCGGCCCCGGCAACGGGTCTGGACGGCGTCGCTGCGCCGCGCCTAAGCGGCGACCTCTCACTGCGGCAACGTTTGATGACCGAGCTTGAAGCGGTGCGCCAGGGAGTGCGCGCCGCCCTTGCACGGTACCGTGACCCGGAAGCCTCGTGAAGGCTCCCGGTGGGCAACCAACCTCCCCTGTGGTCAGCAACCGATGTGGATTGATACCGACCGTGCCTTTCAGGAATTTTGCCAGCAGGCGTACACGCAGACAGAACTGGCCATTGATCTGGAGTTTCAGGGCGAAGGCCGCTACACCCCTCTTCTGTGTCTGGTGCAGTTGGGACTGCGTGACCGGTGTGTGGCCGTTGACCCCTTCCGCGTCAACCTCACCCCCCTTGCCCCGCTGCTGACCCATCCCGGCATTCGGAAGATTGTCCATGCCGGAGGACAGGACATCGTTCTCCTGCGGCGGGAAACCGAAGCCATTCCGGTCAGTGTTTTCGACACCCAGATTGCCGCCGCGTTTCTCGGATACGGCGAAGCCACCGGCTATGCCGCCCTGGCGCAACGTTTTGCCAGGGTTTCGCTCAGCAAAAGGCAACAGCTTACGGACTGGACGCGCCGCCCGCTGCTGCCGGAGCAGATCGAGTATGCCCTCAACGACGTGCGCTACCTGTTTCCGGTTTACGACGGTCTGCTCGAACAGCTTGCGCAGCACGGACGGACAGACTGGGTGCTGGACGCCTGTGCCGATGCCGTGGCGCAGGCCGTCAGGGTCCGTGAAACGGGACAGGAATACCTCAAAATCGGCAAGCTGGGCTCCCTGAGCCGCCGTGAACTGGCGGTATTGCGGGAGTTGTGCCAGTGGCGCGAAGCCACGGCGCGCAGTCGCAACCGCCCGGTGGGAACCATCCTGCACGATGATGTGCTGCGGCAGATTGCCTATACGCTACCCCGGACGGAGTCCGCCCTGCGGCAGATGCGTGGGACGAACAATCTCTCGCGGGAACTGGTGACGGAAATCCTGGAGACCATCCAGCAGGCGCTGGCGCTGCCGGAAAGTGAGTGGCCGGAGCCGGTCACTGTTCGCGAGTATGATCCCACGCTGGACGGTCTGGCGACCCTGCTGGGGGCCATTGTCCGGCTACGCGCCGGAATGCTCGACATGGCCGCCAACCTCCTGGCCACCCGCGACGACCTGCTCCGCTTCGCCGGCTGGGTCCTGCGCGAGCGCCCAGCGGCGGAAGCCGGGCAGCTTGCCGTCCTGCAGGGCTGGCGGCGGGCTGTCATTGGCGAGCTTCTGCTCGACCTCGTGGCCGGCAAATCCCTGCTCCAGATTGCCCCGGAAGCGCCGGGCGCGCTGCGGATCATCCCGCCAGCGCCCTCCGCTTCCGCCGACGGGCAGCCGGACCCCGGTGATACGGCGTGACGCAATGTGGCTTGACAGTGCGGTTTATGCCGCTTTATTTTC
This window of the Chloracidobacterium sp. N genome carries:
- a CDS encoding Mov34/MPN/PAD-1 family protein, which encodes MTFRIKSVREVEPAHRPLPQVLSTIGQPPPTGLQVFLSRQAEEKILLAAPLEQPSERLPDLARTFLGENECGGLLIGNVYQAEAAGYRVTFTAIVDAIPAQEAQAGPTFVEMGATDLLAVTNYLQRLREHQRNVAEADLRIVGWYHTHPGFGVFMSGTDQATQRQVFGMPWQVAVVYDPLNGEYGLFYGKDSTHLPGWYLFDAQAEGFPFLPAPATGLDGVAAPRLSGDLSLRQRLMTELEAVRQGVRAALARYRDPEAS
- a CDS encoding ribonuclease D; this encodes MWIDTDRAFQEFCQQAYTQTELAIDLEFQGEGRYTPLLCLVQLGLRDRCVAVDPFRVNLTPLAPLLTHPGIRKIVHAGGQDIVLLRRETEAIPVSVFDTQIAAAFLGYGEATGYAALAQRFARVSLSKRQQLTDWTRRPLLPEQIEYALNDVRYLFPVYDGLLEQLAQHGRTDWVLDACADAVAQAVRVRETGQEYLKIGKLGSLSRRELAVLRELCQWREATARSRNRPVGTILHDDVLRQIAYTLPRTESALRQMRGTNNLSRELVTEILETIQQALALPESEWPEPVTVREYDPTLDGLATLLGAIVRLRAGMLDMAANLLATRDDLLRFAGWVLRERPAAEAGQLAVLQGWRRAVIGELLLDLVAGKSLLQIAPEAPGALRIIPPAPSASADGQPDPGDTA